One genomic window of Branchiostoma lanceolatum isolate klBraLanc5 chromosome 5, klBraLanc5.hap2, whole genome shotgun sequence includes the following:
- the LOC136435717 gene encoding ADP-sugar pyrophosphatase-like isoform X2 — translation MMASDGVNGTQGCRFIREETVYQGEWLSLGVTTYQDSHGQHRTWETVRRTTRCDGYKTDGAAVVAVLKRALHYDQLILVQQFRPAINGFTLEFPAGLCDAGETVEDCAIRELREETGYTGQVISVSPATCMDAGLSNCTTCLVTAQIDGDDIVNVRPKPHPEFLKVLYFPMSELMTRINDYSKKEGVIVDSRVYMYAMALQQSKGKDPVQRSPGRIDKK, via the exons ATGATGGCTTCAGACGGCGTTAACGGCACCCAGGGCTGCCGATTCATTAGAGAAGAG ACTGTGTACCAAGGCGAGTGGCTCTCTCTAGGAGTAACCACCTACCAAGATTCGCACGGACAGCATAG aacGTGGGAGACAGTCAGAAGAACCACAAGATGTGATGGCTACAAGACTGATG GTGCAGCGGTTGTAGCAGTGTTGAAGCGAGCCCTGCACTACGACCAGCTCATCCTAGTGCAGCAGTTCAGGCCGGCTATCAATGGTTTCACACTGGAGTTTCCTGCAG GCCTGTGTGATGCAGGGGAGACTGTGGAGGACTGTGCAATCCGAGAACTGCGGGAGGAGACTGGGTACACGGGCCAGGTCATCAGTGTCTCACCAG CTACCTGTATGGATGCAGGACTTTCCAACTGTACCACCTGCCTGGTCACAGCACAG ATTGATGGAGATGACATTGTGAATGTCAGACCAAAACCACACCCAG AGTTTCTGAAGGTGCTGTACTTCCCCATGAGTGAGCTGATGACGAGGATAAATG ATTATTCTAAGAAGGAGGGAGTGATCGTGGACTCGCGTGTCTACATGTACGCCATGGCCCTGCAGCAGAGCAAGGGGAAGGACCCTGTACAGAGAAGCCCTGGTAGAATCGACAAGAAATAA
- the LOC136435714 gene encoding ubiquitin thioesterase OTU1-like — MSGSGSALTLRCKSKNGQHLMKGLTTQSTVADLQRLIAELTNIPKDSQKILIGFPPHPIKFEGEAAPLNSLPICSGDTLVIEEDRSKTPAPVPSNKRTIPTSNSNFSLSGQGVMTRKIVPANNSCLFTAIGFVMEGGVMDLSRATQMRNLIADVVASNDVLYNEALLGKSNAEYCAWILNAESWGGAIEVSILSKVYETEIDVVDIQSCRVDRFGEDSRYDQRVLLLYDGIHYDALYMEALDPNLPAKTIFPTTDDSILALAQEFATEARSNRQFTDVSGFTLRCLVCNTCLTGQKQAQEHATQTGHINFGEV; from the coding sequence ATGAGTGGGTCCGGTTCAGCTCTCACGCTACGGTGCAAGTCCAAGAACGGTCAGCACCTCATGAAGGGACTCACGACGCAGTCTACGGTCGCCGACCTTCAACGTCTCATCGCTGAGCTCACCAACATCCCGAAGGATTCGCAGAAGATCTTGATCGGTTTCCCTCCCCACCCCATTAAGTTCGAAGGGGAGGCCGCGCCGCTGAACAGTTTACCGATATGTTCTGGTGACACGTTAGTGATAGAGGAAGACAGGAGCAAGACGCCGGCTCCAGTACCTTCGAACAAGCGTACGATCCCGACGAGTAACAGCAACTTTAGTTTGTCCGGGCAGGGCGTGATgacgcgcaaaatcgtgccagCAAACAACTCCTGCCTCTTCACCGCCATCGGTTTTGTCATGGAGGGAGGGGTCATGGACTTGTCGCGTGCCACGCAAATGCGGAATCTGATTGCCGACGTCGTCGCCTCCAATGACGTCCTTTACAACGAAGCTCTCCTTGGAAAGAGCAACGCCGAGTACTGCGCGTGGATTCTTAACGCCGAGAGCTGGGGAGGGGCTATCGAAGTCTCCATCTTATCTAAAGTCTACGAGACCGAAATAGACGTTGTTGACATCCAGTCTTGCAGAGTAGACCGCTTCGGAGAAGACAGTAGGTATGACCAGCGTGTGCTCCTGTTGTATGATGGTATCCACTACGATGCCCTATACATGGAGGCGCTAGACCCTAACCTTCCCGCGAAAACCATCTTCCCAACGACTGATGACTCCATCCTCGCCCTGGCGCAGGAGTTCGCTACCGAAGCCCGCAGTAACCGGCAGTTTACAGACGTGTCCGGCTTCACGCTGCGCTGCCTGGTGTGTAACACGTGTCTGACGGGGCAGAAACAGGCCCAGGAACACGCCACGCAGACGGGACACATCAACTTTGGCGAGGTCTAA
- the LOC136435703 gene encoding ER membrane protein complex subunit 1-like translates to MTAHGLGSLLPWILLVAALAVHVPPTSGMYEDQIGKFDWHQQYIGAVRQAAFDQSAPVSKRIFVGTESNVVAAINSRTGQLAWRHVQERGDPWGVDAVLHKNSVLVTVCSGGDAVRAWDPASGTLLWEFLAKEKNDSPAKALLVEGKQNDRSYVESVAVLTKKTLRIFSAVDGHEMVSTEVWSSGESGGTAVLHQASNGQLHAISISSQSTIQIVSYTHVPGKGYEAVKRVVPAGWALPQSTQCVVTGDNILVCSEASSNSLHTMSLVGGSAFSAVTLLSLGFNSWQPDSLAIRAVQVGRKEVVLRLAKDHYVLVQATASTVTVLKDLPDVYTTTTARSQERDIMFVVKKGSKEELVVTGLYLENLKEDPALTQMIARQLHYGSPQQVTVYTFLKRDGATGYRALLQMEDQSLLMLQQLQGNQGHVMWQRNEALALISAVDQVDLPVSETESKFEEEFGEESEEDLSVWQMFTRRISTQLEQLKDLADKFEEYRKPKAKQVEKQLERDPFNLRKMIVAVTSAGKLYGLDSANGDVVWQYFLPNIRCFSQGEMYLFVQRTTAHFPHPPQAMLVAQEKATGNGIVFTFNPTTGQPVNTSSASGIPQPFKVLQANLLPVMNNHHLHPVMIVDSDHGVHIFPPSSSVLSVLKKNNGKIFLHAADLAKSTLTGFSLATSQDGTVELAQAWHLSLPIPSQKIVSVVSRRANEHVHSQGRVLSDRSVMYKYLNPNLLAVVTEGIERDIPLLTLYLVDAVTGQVVYSMQHKRASGPIHLVHSENWVVYHYWNGKFRRHEMTVLELFESQGDRNSTTFSSLSTQSLPLVLQQAYIFPTGLAAMAVSNTERGITARSLLLALPNGGLMTFPKNILDPRRPIIPTKQHQEEGVYPYMPELHINPMTLLTYNQSVEGIRGIHIGAAGLESTSVVLAYGLDLFYTRIMPSQMFDVLKEDFDYFFISSILLGLVMATLITHRLAAMKTLNRSWR, encoded by the coding sequence ATGACAGCCCACGGTCTAGGTTccctgttgccatggatacTGCTGGTTGCCGCCCTTGCGGTTCACGTCCCCCCCACCAGCGGCATGTACGAAGATCAGATCGGGAAGTTCGACTGGCACCAGCAGTACATCGGAGCTGTGAGGCAGGCCGCGTTCGACCAGTCCGCGCCCGTCAGCAAACGCATCTTCGTCGGCACAGAGTCTAACGTGGTCGCGGCCATCAACTCTCGCACAGGGCAGCTGGCATGGAGGCACGTCCAGGAGAGGGGAGACCCCTGGGGAGTGGATGCGGTACTGCACAAGAACAGCGTCTTGGTGACGGTCTGCAGCGGAGGAGACGCGGTCCGTGCGTGGGACCCCGCCAGCGGAACTCTCCTGTGGGAGTTTCTCGCCAAGGAGAAAAACGATTCCCCAGCCAAAGCACTTCTAGTAGAAGGCAAGCAGAACGACAGATCATACGTAGAATCTGTCGCAGTCCTGACGAAGAAAACGCTGAGAATTTTTTCAGCAGTCGACGGACATGAGATGGTTAGCACTGAGGTCTGGTCAAGCGGGGAGTCTGGGGGGACCGCAGTCCTGCACCAAGCCAGCAACGGTCAGCTTCACGCTATCAGCATCTCCAGCCAATCAACTATACAGATCGTGTCGTACACCCATGTCCCTGGTAAGGGTTACGAGGCAGTGAAGAGGGTTGTCCCAGCAGGATGGGCCTTGCCGCAGTCCACCCAGTGCGTGGTCACGGGAGACAACATCCTGGTCTGCTCGGAAGCCAGCTCCAACTCCCTCCACACCATGTCCCTGGTGGGCGGCAGCGCCTTCTCTGCAGTCACCCTCCTGTCCCTGGGGTTTAACAGCTGGCAGCCCGACAGCCTGGCCATCAGGGCGGTACAAGTGGGGAGGAAGGAGGTAGTTCTGCGCCTGGCTAAGGACCACTACGTACTCGTACAAGCAACGGCAAGCACGGTAACCGTCCTGAAGGATCTCCCCGACGTGTACACAACCACGACGGCAAGGAGTCAGGAAAGGGACATCATGTTCGTAGTGAAGAAAGGAAGTAAGGAAGAACTGGTTGTAACCGGCCTCTACCTAGAAAACCTGAAAGAAGACCCAGCTCTGACTCAGATGATAGCCCGTCAGCTGCATTACGGGTCGCCCCAGCAGGTCACGGTGTACACGTTCCTGAAACGGGACGGCGCGACGGGATACCGCGCGCTGCTGCAGATGGAGGACCAATCGCTGCTCATGCTGCAGCAGCTGCAGGGGAACCAGGGGCACGTGATGTGGCAACGCAACGAGGCGCTGGCGTTGATCTCAGCCGTGGATCAGGTGGACCTTCCCGTGTCTGAAACGGAGAGCAAGTTTGAGGAGGAGTTTGGGGAAGAATCTGAGGAAGATCTCTCGGTGTGGCAGATGTTCACAAGGAGGATCTCCACACAGCTGGAACAACTGAAAGATCTAGCCGACAAGTTTGAAGAGTACAGGAAACCAAAGGCTAAACAGGTGGAGAAACAACTCGAGCGGGATCCCTTCAACCTGCGCAAGATGATCGTGGCGGTGACGTCGGCTGGTAAGCTGTACGGACTGGACAGCGCAAACGGCGACGTCGTTTGGCAGTACTTCCTGCCGAACATCCGGTGCTTCAGCCAAGGCGAGATGTACCTGTTCGTACAGCGGACCACCGCGCACTTCCCCCACCCCCCACAGGCCATGCTTGTCGCTCAGGAGAAGGCCACGGGGAACGGCATTGTCTTCACGTTCAACCCCACCACTGGGCAGCCTGTCAACACGAGCTCTGCTTCGGGTATCCCACAGCCTTTCAAAGTGCTGCAGGCAAACCTCCTGCCTGTGATGAACAACCACCACCTCCACCCTGTCATGATTGTGGACTCTGACCACGGAGTTCACATCTTCCCACCTTCCTCCTCCGTCCTGTCGGTCCTGAAGAAAAACAACGGTAAGATCTTCCTCCACGCCGCCGATCTGGCTAAGAGCACGCTGACTGGTTTTAGCCTCGCTACGTCTCAGGACGGGACGGTTGAACTCGCGCAAGCCTGGCATCTCAGCCTCCCAATCCCGTCCCAGAAGATCGTGAGCGTCGTTTCGAGGAGAGCCAACGAGCACGTTCACTCGCAGGGGCGCGTGTTGAGCGACAGAAGCGTCATGTACAAGTACCTGAACCCCAACCTTCTAGCAGTAGTCACCGAGGGCATCGAGAGAGACATTCCTCTGTTGACTCTGTATCTTGTAGATGCCGTTACAGGACAAGTGGTATACAGCATGCAGCACAAACGAGCGAGCGGTCCTATCCACCTGGTCCACTCGGAGAACTGGGTCGTCTACCACTACTGGAACGGGAAGTTCCGCCGGCACGAGATGACCGTGCTGGAGCTGTTCGAGTCGCAGGGGGACAGGAACTCCACCACGTTCTCTTCCCTCTCCACCCAGAGCCTCCCGCTGGTACTACAGCAAGCCTACATCTTTCCCACGGGACTCGCCGCGATGGCCGTCAGCAACACGGAGCGCGGCATCACCGCACGGAGCCTCCTACTCGCCCTCCCAAACGGCGGCCTCATGACGTTCCCAAAGAACATCCTAGACCCACGCCGACCCATCATCCCCACCAAGCAGCACCAGGAAGAGGGGGTGTACCCCTACATGCCCGAACTCCACATCAACCCCATGACTCTTCTCACCTACAACCAGTCCGTAGAGGGGATTCGCGGGATCCATATAGGGGCGGCAGGGTTAGAGTCCACCTCCGTGGTGCTAGCGTATGGTCTAGACCTGTTCTACACCAGGATAATGCCGTCGCAAATGTTTGACGTTCTAAAGGAAGACTTTGACTATTTCTTCATCAGTTCTATATTGCTGGGTCTGGTCATGGCTACACTGATAACCCATCGCCTAGCTGCCATGAAGACACTCAATAGGAGTTGGAGATAG
- the LOC136435717 gene encoding ADP-sugar pyrophosphatase-like isoform X1 — protein sequence MMASDGVNGTQGCRFIREETVYQGEWLSLGVTTYQDSHGQHRTWETVRRTTRCDGYKTDGAAVVAVLKRALHYDQLILVQQFRPAINGFTLEFPAGLCDAGETVEDCAIRELREETGYTGQVISVSPATCMDAGLSNCTTCLVTAQIDGDDIVNVRPKPHPEEGEFLKVLYFPMSELMTRINDYSKKEGVIVDSRVYMYAMALQQSKGKDPVQRSPGRIDKK from the exons ATGATGGCTTCAGACGGCGTTAACGGCACCCAGGGCTGCCGATTCATTAGAGAAGAG ACTGTGTACCAAGGCGAGTGGCTCTCTCTAGGAGTAACCACCTACCAAGATTCGCACGGACAGCATAG aacGTGGGAGACAGTCAGAAGAACCACAAGATGTGATGGCTACAAGACTGATG GTGCAGCGGTTGTAGCAGTGTTGAAGCGAGCCCTGCACTACGACCAGCTCATCCTAGTGCAGCAGTTCAGGCCGGCTATCAATGGTTTCACACTGGAGTTTCCTGCAG GCCTGTGTGATGCAGGGGAGACTGTGGAGGACTGTGCAATCCGAGAACTGCGGGAGGAGACTGGGTACACGGGCCAGGTCATCAGTGTCTCACCAG CTACCTGTATGGATGCAGGACTTTCCAACTGTACCACCTGCCTGGTCACAGCACAG ATTGATGGAGATGACATTGTGAATGTCAGACCAAAACCACACCCAG AGGAAGGAG AGTTTCTGAAGGTGCTGTACTTCCCCATGAGTGAGCTGATGACGAGGATAAATG ATTATTCTAAGAAGGAGGGAGTGATCGTGGACTCGCGTGTCTACATGTACGCCATGGCCCTGCAGCAGAGCAAGGGGAAGGACCCTGTACAGAGAAGCCCTGGTAGAATCGACAAGAAATAA
- the LOC136435704 gene encoding protein DD3-3-like has translation MWRTLSVTLLLCSLVGGDVYLHNPRGSNNRLNERSANRQNANRVFDSQNNNRGGYNVGDKTNNAFNNEDGQFRMTYFQSGPYGWDSSNKEDKSGRSFLTVEWTNQHGCGGDADSDPHKQNCQVVMQYMCQDDVSSATGTDDTLRNGRTTQTQDHTPNNPQETRAQSNNRKNNNVKSDRAIQEPWQWYDKCYNRDRNQGLFVADQLPRRNNKGYTAAIHTRQNPNGNRRGYECPEERDHYPYWHPTPWRDIAILTDNITMCDYYRRKSANSIAKYECVEFYNNARTQKKHWSRWNNQQDCEDNDGEWRAYYSYLEKAPTVSQADCQGEGRSGLRYVYGYPEGEDSDTQTCLVLPPPPDCQPAPWSRSNHLGNSRDGQASNYTWVLPYFPSGDTKRCVLRIRYNISTDDYDPWQTDAAYNQNLQLGLQSPVQQNPTVDIGAEYSPLRLAINTAQFGRTFQDRSHVFLLKPRPSGLEGRAIHNLNVRGKRGNIVQVYPAVEYDFVPNHLHMEEGDLAHIQWEGSNSHNNGNPAGDGQAGDAGEGTTGTDRNNIVQMRSLLDNFPAPFENSTMWNSARVWWPAAPKYGLAKDLAVAFASSGYYTCFHAEVCHSESVERKNKVDKLLNNTPASFEGALLEFRKGTYHYMCTRNNNFSNRSQKGTIHVVEGTKSSFTDNDLP, from the exons ATGTGGAGAACGCTGAGTGTGACGTTACTCCTGTGCAGCCTGGTTGGTGGTGACGTGTACCTACACAACCCTCGCGGTTCAAACAACCGGCTCAACGAGCGGTCCGCTAACAGACAGAACGCCAACAGGGTCTTCGACTCACAG AACAACAACCGGGGAGGGTACAACGTCGGAGACAAGACCAACAATGCCTTCAACAACGAGGACGGACAATTCAGAATG ACTTATTTCCAGAGCGGCCCCTATGGCTGGGATTCATCAAACAAAGAGGATAAATCTGGGCGGAGTTTCCTGACGGTGGAATGGACCAATCAGCACGGCTGTGGGGGGGACGCGGACTCAGACCCTCACAAGCAGAACTGCCAGGTGGTGATGCAGTACATGTGTCAGGACGACGTCAGCTCCGCCACAG GAACTGACGACACCCTGCGTAACGGCCGTACCACCCAGACCCAGGACCACACCCCTAACAACCCCCAGGAGACCCGGGCGCAGTCCAACAACCGTAAGAACAACAACGTGAAGTCGGACCGCGCCATTCAGGAGCCCTGGCAGTGGTACGACAAGTGCTACAACAGGGACAGGAACCAAG GCCTATTTGTTGCCGACCAGCTTCCCCGCCGTAACAACAAAGGCTACACTGCGGCGATCCACACGAGACAGAACCCCAACGGGAACCGGCGCGGGTACGAGTGCCCCGAGGAGAGAGACCACTACCCCTACTGGCACCCCACGCCGTGGAGGGACATCGCCATACTGACGGACAACATCACCATGTGCGA TTACTACAGGCGCAAGAGTGCGAACTCCATTGCCAAGTACGAGTGTGTGGAGTTCTACAACAACGCCAGGACGCAGAAGAAGCACTGGTCGCGCTGGAACAACCAACAGGACTGCGAGGACAACGATGGGGAGTGGAGAGCGTACTACAGCTATCTGGAGAAAGCACCTACAG TTTCCCAGGCAGACTGTCAGGGGGAGGGGCGCAGCGGCCTGCGGTACGTGTACGGTTACCCCGAGGGCGAGGACAGCGATACGCAGACGTGCCTGGTTCTCCCGCCCCCGCCGGACTGCCAGCCCGCGCCGTGGAGCCGGTCCAACCACCTGGGGAACAGCAGGGACGGACAGGCCAGCAACTACACCTGGGTCCTCCCGTACTTCCCTTCAGGGGACACCAAGAGATGTGTGCTCAGGATCAG GTACAACATCTCCACAGATGACTATGATCCTTGGCAGACTGATGCAGCCTACAACCAGAacct ACAACTAGGCTTACAGTCCCCTGTACAGCAGAACCCAACAGTGGACATCGGTGCGGAGTACTCCCCACTCCGACTGGCCATCAACACGGCTCAGTTTGGCAGGACGTTCCAG GACCGTAGCCACGTGTTCCTGTTGAAACCAAGACCAAGCGGGCTGGAGGGCCGCGCCATCCACAACCTGAACGTACGCGGGAAGCGCGGGAACATCGTGCAGGTGTACCCCGCCGTGGAGTATGACTTTGTTCCGAACCACCTACACATGGAGGAGGGGGACCTGGCACACATACAGTGGGAAG GGTCGAACAGTCACAACAACGGTAACCCTGCTGGGGATGGCCAGGCCGGCGACGCAGGGGAGGGCACAACTG GTACCGACCGTAACAACATCGTCCAGATGCGATCGCTGCTCGACAACTTCCCCGCTCCTTTTGAGAACTCCACCATGTGGAACAGCGCCCGGGTTTGGTGGCCAGCCGCGCCCAAATACGGTCTGGCGAAGGACCTGGCCGTGGCTTTCGCCAGCTCGGGATACTACAC TTGTTTCCATGCAGAGGTCTGCCACAGCGAGTCCGTTGAACGGAAGAACAAAGTTGACAAGCTCCTCAACAACACTCCGGCGTCCTTCGAAGGAGCGCTCCTGGAGTTCCGGAAGGGAACGTACCACTACATGTGCACGCGCAACAACAACTTCTCCAACCGCAGCCAAAAGGGAACCATCCATGTCGTGGAGGGGACAAAATCCTCGTTCACTGACAACGACCTGCCTTAA